Genomic segment of Triticum aestivum cultivar Chinese Spring chromosome 6A, IWGSC CS RefSeq v2.1, whole genome shotgun sequence:
GCAGGACAGTCATATATTGTTTCTGCAGTGTTTATGTTCACTTGGTTGAAGCAGCAGTACGAGTAGGTGGAGCAGCAGGAGAATCCAAGACATGCTTGCTGcaggaaaaaaagaagaagcaaagtgCTGATATATTATTACTGAAATAAAGTGAATTAACTAACTACTGAAAACAAATATTCTTACTGCAATACTGAAGTGCAaaaaaacaaatacaaaaaaaatcCTGCTACACCACAGCCCCACTAACACTTTTTCAGTATCACTAGATAACGGAATGACAGATATACAAGTAAATATTATTGTGACCACGTTTAACTATTAGTCGTGCTGTGCAACAAAGCTTTTGAGTAATTTAGAATTTGTTCATTCAGATTCAATTGACTCCGTAAGCAAGACAACGGTAGCAAGTGAATCAGTGAATTGACTAATTAAAAATCTACTTAAAATATAAATCAACTTATAATCCAGTCTGATTTGTGTTGGAGTTGCCCTAATAAGTAATAACACAATAACTATTGCAACCACTAATTCAAAACTTCCAAAATCACCCTGAACTAACCCATCAACATTGTGTCCCTATAAACCATAAACCATATACAGCCTGTGACGAATCAAAATCCAAAATAAGAATGTTGTGCCTTTTGACAAAAAAATGTGTAAACATGATTACATGAATGCTCCCACAAGGTGCTAGACTCTCCAAGATGTAACTGATGTTAGGCAAGCATAGCAGTCAATTTCCACACTTTTGTGCCTCTTCATTTATCATGGTCTCCAATTAGACGACAGACACATCTACATTCCCTGCCAACGATAGTACATCCACCAGTACTCCATAGAACGAATAAGTAAATTAAAAACCAATAACAAAGTTACAGCCTTTGAGCTCTGGTGTCATGCAGTTGAGCTAAAATTATATGCAAAGAGCACTAGAAAACAGAAATGGCAAGCTTAATCCACCCTCACGCCACTCATCGAACCACATGGTGACGACCATTTCATTCCCAGATCAAACTGTGCCTCATGCAACTAGCATTTGGCACACAAAAAGGCCATTTGTATACCCCCTCCAATCCCATAATTCACATGTAAGTGAGCCAATACAGGATCCATTTCTGACATGGACCTAGGAGGAAGCTAATCGTTCTGCAAAACATGTGTGCAGAAAACCATGAGGCGTAAAATCGTGCAGTGAAGGCAGCGTGCGGGATTTCTTAATTCTCACCCAAGAGGTTCCCACCATGTCAACTACACGCCCTACTCAACCAAACCCTTCACTGCAGTCAAACAGAGACCAAGAATTAGTTAGTATGTGTTGGACTCAACCATCATCAGCAAAAACAATATGAAATAATGAGTGCATAAAAACTTACCACATCATAAGTATCGCACTACAAACTCATGGACTGAATATAATCTTCACAGCTCAAGCAACATCAAATTACTAAGCTGACAGCTCCATATAACACAAAGGTACAAAACTAGCAGGCGTGGAACATATATTGTGGTCGAAATACCAGTGGGAAATATCATGCAACGTGTCAATATTGGCTCCAGCACCCCCATTTCATCCTCACATTGATCATATTCTCCATTTCTTACCTTTTAGATGGTACTGAGTTGATGCTATCTTCATAGAACAGCAAGTGCTTTCTGTTATCATCAAGAGGGAATTGCAAATAAATACATGTCCCTCACAAATAAAGTGTCTGTAAAGGTCTGGTTTTATGTGTTTTAGAAAGTAAAAGTACAGACCATATATGATAAAAGGGTAGTAACAGTATATAACCAAACAATTGTAATCCACATCCACCCACCTAAATATAATAAACAATGAAACAAGAAGAGAATATGTGAATGCTAGCACCTGACGTCACTACTAACTGGAACAGCATACCATCTAAACATAGTTGAATTGGATATAGAATAAAAAAATTAAATCTTGTTACCACAGATACCAGGTCATATTAGGTGCATTTATAACTCAGGAATGTGATAAAATTCTTAATGTCATTGGTATAATCCTAAAAGCAATGAAGATCGAACGAACGAGCTTGTCTCAAACAAACATTACACAACTTGAAATGCAGAGTAGCTGCCAGCCTGCCACAGGACATCGCATTACACTATTACATGAATAGAAACAGCTTTCAATTCTATAGCAAGTTCTATGGCAGGAACACTTTTTTTTCAATCTACAAGCTGTGTAGATAATGAAGGACTGGGATCAAGCACCTGTTCTGATGTCTTTGAAGCTTTAGCATGCTACAATCATTGCTTCCCATAAGATTGACTGACAAAACTTACAAGAACAAACCAAGTCCTCTTAGCACTCCATTTCAACCACAATAATATCAATAACTTGGAATGGCTCGATGACCTCCAGACGGGACAAGCAGGAAATAGATCGTTTGTAAAGCAAGGAAGAACAATTTGGCATTTCTTACCAGAAGTAGCAAGAAGAAAAGCACTACCAGCAAAGTAGCAAGGCAGGCAGCAACTAATAAAAATCAAACACACTATTGATGAAAAGATGAGAGATACATAATCTCTGAAGCTATACCAGCTAAAACGAACTCCTGAGAAGATCAGATCCAAGTCATTAGGAAGCATATTACCTACTACCAGCGTAAAAAAATCATATTACCGGCAGCAGAGAATGGCACACAGAAAACAATGAAGATTGTTGTCAGTGTCTGTGTTCCATGCAAGGTATAATCGACTTAAGATATCTAAATTACAAAAGGCGTTATTAACAAGCAGAAGATATGGGAAATCTGAAACCGCAATACCATGTATTCCATATAAAATATAATGTTAAGCAGGTGAGTAACTTACTAGTACAACTAAAAGACAGCTGACACGTTGTAATATACAATTTGACATGTGTAAGCCCTTCCAAGGTTCCACGTCTATTAAATTATTAAACCATTATCAACATTAGCGAAATGCAGATAGAGCATACACAGTAGACGCACAGTTATATCAAAAGAAATGGCATACCTTGACAGCAATCTTGATTCTCACCTGATTTCCATTACATTATTCATGGAAACCTCCCTGACTTAAACAGACAGTGAGGACTTGCCACTTGACCATCCACAGCCCTAGTCTCAGGAACAAATGGCTTCATAACTGAGTTACTTATTTCATTTCAGTACTAATTGAAGGGGATGGATGGATCAGGAATGTTCATTTTAGCATCTAGAGTTCATTTCAGTCCACCACACGACAAAAGTGGAACATAAAACACTAAATTTCCTCAGAGGAAGCACCAGGCAAATTACAATCCCCATCTCAGGACATAACATCAAGTAACAAGATCATTGAACACACATTTCAATAGCATAGCTTAAGGTATAGTATCTCATATATCCTGCCAGTTACCACATACCAAGACGTCTTGGCACTTACTACCAACCAAAATACACCACTGCAAATCACAATCATAGACATGTCCACTAAAGCCATGATAATACTAGTGCAGTAGTACTAATTAACCATTACATCAGATAACTCTTTTTTTCCTACTCCTAGTATTAAATGCAGGACAATCATCTGTTATTTCTTCAGTTTTGATGTTCACTTGTGATGAAGCAGTAGGACGAGAAGCAGCCGCAGCCGTAGGAGAATCCAAGACATGCTTGCTGCAGGGAAAAAAAGGCGAACTGCTGATATATTATTACTTAAATAAAGTGAACTAGTGAATTAATGAAAACAAGTGTTCTTACTGAAATAAAGTGCAaaaaaacaaatacaaaaaaatcCTACTGCTCCACAGCCCCACTAACTCTATTTCAGTATTACTAGATAATGGAATGGTAGATATACAAGTAAACATTATTGTGACCACGTTTAACTATTAGTCGTGCTGTGCAACAAAGCTTTTGAGTAATTTAGAATTTGTTCGTTCAGATTCAATTGACTCCGTAAGCAAGACAAGGATAGCAAGTGAATCAGTGAATTGACTCAATAAAAATCTACTTTAAATATAAATGCAGAACATTGTATACAGGGTGGAAACAACTCACAGCGGCTAAAAATAAGTTGTTTCTTTTGTGTTATTATATCAAATTGCAGATGTTGCTATCTAAAGTAACAGCAACTGGTTCTCGTTCTTAGCCTAGTTGTCATTAGTTTTATAACAAAATTCAAATTCAGCCATGTTGGCAACACAGAGAAAGCAACAAATTAAGTGCAAAAATGAAAAGTGTGCCCACAGATAAATATGGAAGATGCAAGTAGTCAAGTACCAGGCGGGATCAATGAACTTCGGAAGTTCGGAGGGAAGAAAGGACTGGAGATAACTGGACGCTCCCAAGACCATCTGGGAGTCTTTTCCATGGATATCGTTCTCTTCAATATATGGAACTACTGAGAGCACTTTGCGTCTAATCATGTCGATGGAAACCACTGAAACCTTCACAAACTTATGCGACACTGGCTGAGACAACAGAAAGTGTACCACATTAGGCTCATCCATACTTACATGAGGAAATGTCAGAGCTTCGCGTGGCAGAGATTTGTTGAGATCCCACAGTTCAGCAGATGTGAGGAAAAAGACCAGATCCCACTTCATGCCACTACAGCCTGTTTTCCTTAGAACATGGTAAGCAATAGTAAAACCAGTTTTAGGGCTCAGTGGGCCGACAAGGTAACCATCCTCGCGATCAACATCAACAAACGCTAGCTCATGGGCGCCAAAGTAGCCTTTCGTCAAGCACACGCTGCACTTTCTGTCAAGTACACGGCGTTGCCTTAGGCGGCGGTTATGTATGGGCAACCTCAGGTACGAAATCTTGGGCCTTTCTTCAAATACCTCGCAGAATAAGACACCTCCTATACCATAGTTAACCCAGCATAAGTATTCGTTGAAGGGGATGACTCTATGGGTACTCCAAGCTTTCAAGTCACAGATTTCATCCGCTTCGTAGAGGATAGGAAGCCCCTCCTCAATCTCCCATGTATGATCGGTATTTGACTTGGATCGGAGCACACACAGATCCGATTCCATCTTATCAGCCTTCACCAAGGGCCTGCGTACGACGAGCTGCGCTATGGCAAAATCTTCATCACGGGACAATACGCCAACGGTGTCATCCCCAAACAGTCGTCGCATAGCTATCTCTGTCCCGTCCTCGTCATGCCATATCGTGGCGCAGAAAGGAATTCGCTCTAGTGCAAAGGGCGAGCTGTCAAGCGGGTCATACCGACTTCTGCAGATGAAGAAGTGCTCCACAAAGCCGAGCTTCCCCGGCTCAGGGGTGAACCTGAGTAGAAGAACACCACGGTGCGCTGCCACGGGAATGCACCCGGGGCCTGCCTTAGGGCCGCACTTCCATTTGAGGTACATGCGGGAGGTTACCGGAGGCTTGGCGATGCGGAAGGCGATGGAGAACATGTCGTCCGGTGAGAAGTCGCCTTCAATCGTGAAGGGGGCGGCGTCCTCGTCCAGGAAGGACTCGGCGTCATCCCTGCGGAAGACGAAACGATCGAGCATCATCCAGTTCGGGTCGGCGGCGGCCATGGGAGTGGATCGGCGGGACGGATTCTCCTAGGGTTTGAGCGGTGGATGTGACTGCGGGGAAAGGGGATTTGCGGAGTAGTCTCTACTCTaagggagcagttggtagtctcgctttcagatttttttagtcccacctcccatggtttattttggtacctcctcccacctctgACTAAGCCACCACAAACCAAAAAAACCTCCTCCTGAGGCCCGAACCCGCACCTATCCACTCAATAGACGTACGAAAATTAACCTGCGACAAAAAAACCTACGACGGTTAACCAGCGACAGAAAAACCGTGCGGACGCACGTAGGAGCGACGAGTCCTGTTATCGAGCGAGGTCTCCCTTCGTGGCCGCCCTACATCCCTGCGCCGCCGCGCTTCAGTCGCTGCCCTCCATCGTCGCCGCCCTCCATCGTGGTCGAGGTCGCCGCCCCCGCTTCACTCGCCGTCCTCCATCCGCGTCGATCCTGGACAAGGTCGCCGCGGCTaagggagcagttggtagtctcgcttccaggttttttttagtcccacctcccatggtttattttggtacctcctcccacctctgACTAAGCCATCACAGACCAAAAAAACCTCCTCCTGAGGCCCGAACCCGCACCTATCCACATGTGACCCTCAATAGACGTACGAAGGTTAACCTGCGACAAAAAAACCTACAACGGTTAACCAGCGACAGAAAAACCGTGCGGACGGCGACGAGTCCTGTTATCAAGCGAGGTCTCCCTTCGTGGCCGCCCTACATCCCTGCGCCGCCGCGCTTCAGTCGCTGCCCTCCATCGTCGCCGCCCTCCATCGTGGTCGAGGTCGCCGCCCCCGCTTCACTCGCCGTCCTCCATCCGCGTCGATCCTGGACAAGGTCGCCGCGGCCCTCCATCACTTCGCTGCCGCGCTGAACACCTCGACGATCCGGCGCTGGTCCTGGATCAGGTCGTCGCCGCCCTCCATCACTTCGCCGCGCGCTGAACTCCTCGCCCTTGATCCAGGATCCGGCGCTGATCCTAGACGAGTATACGCGGACACGTCCAGGATCCGGCCAGAACACGTCCTGGATCCGAAAAATAGGTATACAAACCATCTCATACGTCAATCGCATCTCATATATCTCAAATGCCATACAATCGCATCTCATACATCTCACAGCCCATACATCCATCGCATGTCATACAGCCATGGCAAGTGCTTTCACAGGGATGGATCCGCCTGCGAGATTGATTTCTGTTGCACACAGTTTAGGTTTTTTTCATGTTAAAAGTAGACATGTTTACAGTTGGCAATTGGCATTTTTTTGTACCAAGGAGTATCCTGCATCCTGCACTTGTGTGAATATggcaaaaaagaaaacataaaccatACAGGACCTAAGAGTATGTTTCCACTTGTGCTGAACTAAAGATAGAACAAAAACACTTGCATTCTAATAAAGTACAGAGATGTAGAAGATGTAGATGAAAGTGCCATTGCAGTATATATGTAGAATAAAATACAATTGCAGTATATGCTAGCAACATGTTGCAGTATATATGTAGAA
This window contains:
- the LOC123128234 gene encoding uncharacterized protein isoform X2, producing the protein MAAADPNWMMLDRFVFRRDDAESFLDEDAAPFTIEGDFSPDDMFSIAFRIAKPPVTSRMYLKWKCGPKAGPGCIPVAAHRGVLLLRFTPEPGKLGFVEHFFICRSRYDPLDSSPFALERIPFCATIWHDEDGTEIAMRRLFGDDTVGVLSRDEDFAIAQLVVRRPLVKADKMESDLCVLRSKSNTDHTWEIEEGLPILYEADEICDLKAWSTHRVIPFNEYLCWVNYGIGGVLFCEVFEERPKISYLRLPIHNRRLRQRRVLDRKCSVCLTKGYFGAHELAFVDVDREDGYLVGPLSPKTGFTIAYHVLRKTGCSGMKWDLVFFLTSAELWDLNKSLPREALTFPHVSMDEPNVVHFLLSQPVSHKFVKVSVVSIDMIRRKVLSVVPYIEENDIHGKDSQMVLGASSYLQSFLPSELPKFIDPACKHVLDSPTAAAASRPTASSQVNIKTEEITDDCPAFNTRSRKKRVI
- the LOC123128234 gene encoding uncharacterized protein isoform X1, translated to MAAADPNWMMLDRFVFRRDDAESFLDEDAAPFTIEGDFSPDDMFSIAFRIAKPPVTSRMYLKWKCGPKAGPGCIPVAAHRGVLLLRFTPEPGKLGFVEHFFICRSRYDPLDSSPFALERIPFCATIWHDEDGTEIAMRRLFGDDTVGVLSRDEDFAIAQLVVRRPLVKADKMESDLCVLRSKSNTDHTWEIEEGLPILYEADEICDLKAWSTHRVIPFNEYLCWVNYGIGGVLFCEVFEERPKISYLRLPIHNRRLRQRRVLDRKCSVCLTKGYFGAHELAFVDVDREDGYLVGPLSPKTGFTIAYHVLRKTGCSGMKWDLVFFLTSAELWDLNKSLPREALTFPHVSMDEPNVVHFLLSQPVSHKFVKVSVVSIDMIRRKVLSVVPYIEENDIHGKDSQMVLGASSYLQSFLPSELPKFIDPACSPFFPCSKHVLDSPTAAAASRPTASSQVNIKTEEITDDCPAFNTRSRKKRVI